The following coding sequences lie in one Candidatus Kinetoplastibacterium sorsogonicusi genomic window:
- the trpS gene encoding tryptophan--tRNA ligase — translation MKQRILTGITTSGTPHLGNYAGAIRPAIKNSNLSNIESFFFLADYHALVKCQDANRIHQSCLQLAATWLASGLNPEKVIFYRQSDVIEITELSWILTCVTNKGLMNRAHAYKSLIDQNILNGLDKDYGINMGLYNYPILMAADILLFKANRIPVGRDQLQHIEIARDIAIKFNNIYEVNYFVLPEAYISKDVEILPGLDGRKMSKSYNNTIPLFECNSKDLYKYIMSIVTDSSKPGEYKESKNSIIYLLYKAFSNHEDSSQFYKDLNQGMSWKEAKLSLFNLINREIEPMREKYIELISKPSFLKEILLNGAKKAKIIAQKNINQVKEIIGINDF, via the coding sequence ATGAAACAACGCATTTTAACTGGTATTACAACTTCTGGAACACCTCATTTAGGTAACTATGCAGGTGCAATTCGTCCCGCAATAAAAAATAGTAATTTATCTAATATTGAATCTTTTTTCTTTTTAGCTGATTACCATGCATTAGTTAAATGTCAAGATGCAAATCGTATTCATCAATCATGTTTACAATTAGCAGCTACTTGGTTAGCTTCTGGTTTAAATCCTGAAAAAGTTATATTTTACCGTCAATCTGATGTAATAGAAATTACTGAATTATCATGGATTTTAACATGTGTAACAAATAAGGGATTAATGAATAGAGCACATGCTTATAAATCTTTAATAGATCAAAATATATTAAATGGGTTAGATAAAGATTATGGAATCAATATGGGTCTCTACAATTATCCTATATTGATGGCAGCTGATATATTGCTATTTAAAGCAAATCGTATACCAGTAGGTAGAGATCAATTACAACATATTGAAATAGCAAGAGATATTGCTATAAAATTTAATAATATATATGAAGTTAATTATTTCGTTCTTCCAGAAGCATATATTTCTAAAGATGTAGAAATATTACCAGGTCTTGATGGAAGAAAAATGTCTAAAAGCTATAATAATACTATACCTTTGTTTGAATGTAACTCAAAAGATTTATATAAATATATAATGAGTATTGTAACAGATTCTAGTAAACCTGGAGAGTATAAAGAATCTAAAAATTCTATTATATATTTATTATACAAAGCATTTTCAAATCATGAAGACTCTAGTCAATTTTATAAAGATTTAAATCAAGGAATGTCTTGGAAGGAAGCTAAATTATCATTATTCAATCTTATTAATAGAGAAATAGAACCAATGAGAGAGAAGTATATTGAATTAATATCAAAGCCATCATTTTTAAAAGAAATTTTATTGAATGGAGCAAAAAAAGCTAAGATTATTGCACAAAAAAATATAAATCAAGTTAAGGAAATTATAGGAATAAATGATTTTTAA
- the lpdA gene encoding dihydrolipoyl dehydrogenase gives MNNKFDLIVIGAGPGGYIAAIRASQLGMSVACIDAWSNINGNPAPGGTCTNVGCIPSKALLQSSEYFDHVNHSFHTHGIEISNAKININNFLKRKDNIVKQNNEGILYLFKKNKVSFFHGKGSFFGKENDQWLIKVKNKEESILSAKNVIIATGSIAREFPNIAFDEQTILSNDGALSINTVPKKLGIIGAGVIGLELGSVWRRLGADVTILESAPNFLAAADSQISKEAFKLFTKQGLKINVGIEVKDISYSKNSVSVKYKDSSSNNHEIIFDKLIVSIGRIPFTKDLNAESVGLTLDSKGFISVDNYCKTNLQNIWAIGDVVRGPMLAHKAEEEGVFVAEMIAGQKGHLNFNNIPWVIYTSPEIAWVGKNEQQLKELKRDYKIGSFPFIANGRARALGDTSGFVKIIADKYTDEVLGVHIIGAMASELISEAVTIMEFKGSSEDIARIWHAHPTLSESLKEAALALDNRSLNY, from the coding sequence ATGAATAATAAATTTGATCTAATTGTAATAGGTGCTGGTCCTGGTGGTTATATAGCAGCTATTAGGGCATCTCAGTTAGGAATGTCAGTTGCATGTATTGATGCATGGAGTAATATTAATGGTAATCCGGCACCTGGTGGTACATGTACAAATGTAGGATGTATACCATCAAAAGCTTTATTACAATCTTCAGAATATTTTGATCATGTAAATCATTCATTTCATACTCATGGTATAGAAATTTCTAATGCAAAAATCAATATAAATAATTTTTTAAAAAGAAAAGATAATATAGTTAAACAAAATAATGAAGGTATTCTATATTTATTTAAAAAAAATAAGGTATCATTTTTTCATGGTAAAGGATCTTTTTTTGGTAAAGAAAATGATCAATGGTTAATTAAAGTTAAAAATAAAGAAGAATCTATATTATCTGCTAAAAATGTTATTATAGCAACTGGATCAATAGCTAGAGAATTTCCTAATATTGCTTTTGATGAACAAACAATATTATCTAATGATGGTGCATTAAGTATAAATACAGTTCCTAAAAAACTTGGAATCATAGGTGCTGGAGTTATAGGTTTAGAGTTAGGAAGTGTATGGAGAAGATTAGGTGCAGATGTAACAATTTTAGAATCTGCTCCTAATTTCCTTGCAGCAGCAGATTCTCAAATATCTAAAGAAGCTTTTAAATTATTTACAAAACAAGGATTAAAAATTAATGTAGGTATTGAAGTTAAAGATATTAGTTATTCTAAAAATTCTGTTTCTGTTAAATACAAAGATTCTTCCTCAAATAATCATGAAATAATTTTCGACAAATTAATAGTGTCTATAGGGCGCATCCCATTTACAAAAGATTTAAATGCAGAATCTGTAGGATTAACTTTAGATAGTAAAGGTTTTATTTCTGTTGATAATTATTGCAAAACAAATTTACAAAATATTTGGGCTATTGGTGATGTAGTAAGAGGACCAATGTTAGCTCATAAAGCAGAAGAGGAAGGTGTTTTCGTTGCAGAAATGATTGCAGGACAAAAAGGACATTTAAATTTTAACAATATACCTTGGGTAATTTATACATCACCAGAAATAGCTTGGGTTGGTAAAAATGAGCAACAATTGAAAGAATTAAAGAGAGATTATAAAATAGGTAGTTTTCCATTTATAGCAAATGGTAGGGCTCGTGCTTTAGGTGATACATCTGGTTTTGTTAAAATTATAGCTGATAAATATACAGATGAAGTATTAGGTGTACATATAATTGGTGCTATGGCATCTGAGTTAATTTCTGAAGCTGTTACAATTATGGAATTTAAAGGTTCATCTGAAGATATTGCTAGAATTTGGCATGCTCATCCTACATTATCTGAATCATTAAAAGAAGCAGCTTTAGCATTAGATAATAGATCTTTAAATTATTAA
- the odhB gene encoding 2-oxoglutarate dehydrogenase complex dihydrolipoyllysine-residue succinyltransferase: protein MSIIEVVVPQLSESISEATMLNWKKAVGSYVELGEILIELETDKVVLEVPAPSSGILVEIIKSDGSVVTSGDLIAKIDKSATIVTSNKSKDTIPNIENNLSNNDKDHHQKEKIASPSATKILAEKNINIDSINGTGRDGRITKEDALNANSILQTNHLSQENINSDINLRDEQRVPMSRLRARIAERLLQSQRENAILTTFNEVNMQSIIELRKTYKDKFEKKHGVKLGFMSFFVKAAVEALKQYPLINASIDGKDIIYHGYFDIGIAVGSPRGLVVPILRNADQLSIAEIEMKISDFGKRAAIGKLDIEEMTGGTFSISNGGVFGSMLSTPIINPPQSAILGIHATKERPVVENGQIVIRPMNYLALSYDHRIIDGREAVLGLVAIKESLEDPQRLLLDL, encoded by the coding sequence ATGTCTATAATCGAAGTTGTTGTACCTCAGCTTTCAGAGTCTATCTCAGAAGCAACAATGCTAAATTGGAAGAAAGCAGTTGGTTCTTATGTTGAATTAGGAGAGATATTAATAGAGCTTGAAACTGATAAAGTAGTACTAGAAGTTCCAGCTCCATCATCTGGAATATTGGTAGAAATTATTAAATCTGATGGTAGTGTCGTCACTTCAGGTGATTTAATTGCAAAAATTGATAAATCAGCTACTATAGTTACGAGCAATAAATCTAAAGATACTATTCCTAATATAGAAAACAATCTATCTAACAATGATAAGGATCATCATCAAAAAGAAAAAATAGCTTCTCCATCAGCAACTAAAATATTAGCAGAAAAAAATATAAATATTGATTCAATTAATGGAACTGGTAGAGATGGAAGAATTACAAAAGAAGATGCCTTAAATGCAAATAGTATTTTGCAAACAAATCATCTATCACAGGAAAATATAAATAGTGATATAAATCTTAGAGATGAACAACGTGTTCCTATGAGCAGATTACGTGCACGTATAGCTGAGCGTTTATTACAATCTCAAAGAGAAAATGCTATATTAACAACATTCAATGAAGTTAATATGCAATCTATTATTGAATTGCGTAAAACTTATAAAGATAAATTTGAAAAAAAACATGGTGTTAAATTAGGTTTTATGTCATTTTTTGTAAAAGCTGCTGTGGAAGCTTTAAAACAATATCCTCTTATTAATGCATCTATTGATGGTAAAGATATAATATATCATGGATATTTTGATATAGGTATAGCTGTTGGAAGTCCTAGAGGTTTAGTTGTCCCAATATTACGTAATGCTGATCAACTTTCTATTGCTGAAATAGAAATGAAAATATCTGATTTTGGGAAAAGAGCAGCAATTGGTAAATTAGATATTGAAGAAATGACAGGTGGAACTTTTTCCATTTCTAATGGAGGAGTATTTGGTTCTATGTTATCAACACCAATTATTAATCCTCCACAATCAGCTATATTAGGTATTCATGCTACAAAAGAAAGACCTGTAGTTGAAAATGGACAAATTGTAATCCGTCCAATGAATTATCTTGCATTATCATATGATCATCGTATTATAGATGGTAGAGAAGCTGTTTTAGGATTAGTAGCTATAAAAGAATCTTTGGAAGATCCACAAAGATTATTATTAGATTTATAA